DNA sequence from the Malus domestica chromosome 06, GDT2T_hap1 genome:
gtcttcggatgaagatcatagcagtggctttttcagcttcgccaacaggtttatctgttgcttcttcaatagcaggacgcaagttctttgcagtgaggtggagcttcacatcttgaacccacttgaggtagttccttccagagacctccaaagcggtgaagtcgagtttgttcaaattcgacatgttcctatcacaaaatggatggacaagatgtggttagtgtaatggagaaaaatcaatccattcacataggagtagaacatacaggttctaatagacatgtattggtctaattttgcatgaaaaacttcaggttttcatgggtgatatgtttaagagaaaacttcaggttttcaaacaaggcatgtttataagaaacttcgggtttcaaagtaattatgaacttcaggttcatatattcctgcaggcaaacacaaatatatatgcaaacaaatatgcaaagaatatatgcaaaaatattgtataatgataattgaattaatttatttttggtcttcggggccaaattaaagtgtgggtgaaaatataaaaacccatattattttaaaaaaatgttaaataataaaatctcggggcctaaaaatataggccgAGAACCCTCGGGTGGGGCTACAGGCCCATGGGGAGAGCAGGGGGTTGGGCTGCTGCAGGCAGAccccccaatttttttttttcacaaaggGCTGCATCAAGCAGGcccaaaagaaaactaaaaaatatttttttttcggactgggccgctgcaagcgagcccagaaacaaacaaaatttgtttttttttcgcGCAGGCCGCTTTAGGTTggcccaaaaaaaacaaaaaaaatcttttttttttttttccgcacGGGCCGAGAGGCTGGAGCCTACTAGGGCTCGGGTTGCAGGTATCAGACACCCCAGCGACGCTGGGTGTGCTTGGCAGAGGAAGAAGGCCGGAAAAACTAGGACAGCGCCACTGCAGGTGGTTGTCCTTGGTGTGTGCAAGCCATGGTTCGTCGGAGAACCAAGTATCCATCGACGGAGATGAAATCTCGACGTgatatcaaaaccctaaaaattgaAATCGAATTTTCAAAAAATTCCGACGAGATTCCGTTGAATCTCGGTTCAATTGTCGACATGGGACGACTTCAGGTCGTCGAGAATATGAACCAAAGGTTCAAGGCTATGGCTGCAGGCCATGCCATGGTCGGGGGACACCAGGAAGGGTGTCGGGATTTTGGGTTTGGGGCTTGGCTTCGTGGGTTTTTTCTGGGAACAAGGAGAGCTGCATGCTCTTTGCTTGCGTGGAGACCCCATCTGCAGGATGGTGGTCACGGGTTCTAAAGAACCCAGGTcccaatcgcaaaaaaaaatgtgtttttttttcaattcaattatattatatgcatgtataattttaatgaatcacatatttacgttgatgcatatgcaaataatagtttcaatgcatgtacatatgtaagattcaattcatgacaaatatcaaattcacataattgtagcaattttgattatgaagcatacacaatttatgtagaatctaaaatacgtaaaacgtaaagttgggtcatgcatcatggtcaatgttcatgctatcagggcttgcaaaatatcgagttaaaaaccgttgtttggaaagaacctgattgcgtgatgatatggatgaactggtttgatgcagaaaaattcTTCAACGTcaaattcctaagcgcagcggtaggagcgtgctgataacgtgttgtggtctattttatctgacagagagactagggccggcggcagagaaagagagaagagagatgtgtgtttgtagaattgtaggggaatgtgtgtgttgttatccctcctacattgtgcctttatttatagtagtaaagggagagaagatatttcttctcttccaagtaatacaagttgtaataggaaatgataactagaatcaaatctaatctagaatttacacaatcatacttattctaggaatgtttacaacaaatgAGTACTTttagaacaaaaaataataacacaAAAAGTAAAAAGCATTTAATAATTCAATTGAAAATAATTTGTTGCCGATTTTTGTAGCAAAAGGGTGATGACGGCCAATCGCATGGCAcatcaaaattaatttgatCACTTCACTCCACGTGTTGGGACGAATGtttcaaaccaaaagaaaacacTCTCAAGCCGCCGCACATCCGACATCTTCGTCCATGCGCGACACGCGTCACTTGTTGATTTGAAGAATGTATAACAATTACTGCGCAAGGACACGCGTCGGAGCGAGAAAAGCCCGGGACACGGATTTGGATTAGAGCGCCAACCACATATATTTTTGCTGTCCATTTTTcccatttatttaatttttaaagttttggatgaaaaggatttTTGTGAGATTAGAGAAAAGCAGGTCGCGAGGTCTAAAATTGGCAAAAGCGCTTTTTGCCACCGAGAATTGAATAAGAAACGCACAATTTTTTATGGTCTGTTTGGGAAGGGCAGCGATTATAGAGAGTAGAATTCTGGTTTTTCACGCGGAGAAGAAGCAGAAGCCAAACAACAACCTCAACAGGAAACAACCAATCCGGCCGTTGGTCAAATCGGAGGAGCTCCAGTTCCGGTTCAAGTCATCATCTCCACCTCCGCCGGCGTCATCGGCATTGTTCTTTCAAGCCACAAGACCACCGCCGAAGAAGCAGCAGAAAATGGCAACGGATCGAGGCAGCGGCTTGTCATCGTCGTCGACGTTGATGTTGACTTCTGGAGCGAGCGGCCGCATAAACGCCCTCTTCTCGCTGCAGGTGCTGCGGAGTCTGATGATGCTGATTAACGCCTTCTTCCTGCTCCTCCTGCTCCCATTTCGCGGCCGCAAGCGAGCGCCTTTGTCGTCCGCTTCTTCGTctgcggcggcggcggcggtggCGGCATCGCCGGTCTTGGCGGAGAAGTCGGCCAAGGACGAGAGGCAGCCGAGGGTGCCGATGGTGCGGGTGCCGACAAAGATAGTGCCGTGGAAGTGCAGCTCGTCATCGCCGGTGGACCAGGAGGTGGCGGCGAGGAGGGCGTTAGCGAAGCTAAGAGTTGTACAAGATGATGATGAGAATTCGGTCAGGCAATATTCGCTCTTTGCGACTGCGAGAGGTGAAACTCTCTTCACGCAGAGTTGGACTCCCGTTTCCGTTAACATCAGGTAAATCAAATGCCTCTGTATCACATTATCCCCTTGGATTGGATTGTTTAATTTGCATTAATGCAAACAAGGTGTTAAATTTTCGTTACTTCTTGAAGAAAATGATGAGATTTCCGTTGTTTTAATTCAAAATTGCGGCAATCAGTTAAATGCAGAAGAAATATGCTTTCTGGGATTgaaagtttcaatcttttgtTTCCCCTTCAATCTTGATTGAGGTTGACTACACATCGTTCTCCAAGGAGTAACTTTTTAGTATCGGATTTTGGTGCCCGAAAAGTGGGCAATTGTTAGTGTAGATTAATGAATGAACAGATAGATCATATTTGTTTTATCTTCTTGATTACATCGCCGTCGTTTTGAATTAGTTAGGCTCATGTTAATTAATTTCATTAGTTTGTCAGTATGTGTTCACTAGGTACGCTTGTAGACATGGCCTGTACCATCGGTATTAACCTTAAACTGCGTATTACGCATATGATAAGGACCTTCCCTCAGGGATTGCAATACCCGAGTAAAGTTGGCAATCTCTTTGTGGTTGTTTGTTAGCCAAATATCCCTTTCATGAGGACCCGTTGCTTTCTTGAGGTCCCGTCTCTAATCTCTTGTCCTTACACCCACACGATAATTGCAATGGTTATGCAGTGAACCTGGATTTACAGAAAATGCACATCTGGTTCATTTCTACTCCTCTGCCTACTATGGCATAATAAGTTGGATCATATTGCAGGGACCATTTAGAGCATCGTCTATAATCTATTATGATTAGCTAGATGTAGTGAAACCAGATTTAAAATTGATCGGGCGTGGGCAAGTCAGGCAAATTTGCTTGTGGCGAGTCTGGTTCTGCAGTGACTTTGCACAAGTTTCTGACGGATTATTTAAGCTAAGGTTCACCACTTGGGAATTCTTGCATATGGACTATTCTTTTTAAAATGTTAAATGATAATGCCAAGAAGCATCCGGGCAATTAAACTGTTCTTGATGACTGATCCTCTAAGCAGTGCCTGGGTTTTATCGGAAGTGTCTGTTGACTTACATAGTCGATACCCTAAACTCTAATCTGGTAACATGATATACTAATTGGTAAGAGAACATTTCCTTTGCAACGAGTATACTGTTTAGAATAATTGCTAAAGGAGAGTAACATTCTCTCCTACCATATATTTGGATTTTACATTTAAACACAGATCTACTTAATCCATAGTTTTGTTTGCAAAGTTATGGAGTCCAAATTTATATCAAAATATGTTCGTAATTGCAGGTTATCTTCTTAGTTCGTATGAGTCTTATCCTTGAAGTGCATATtcacttcttttttcttcatattcttaCAGTATTAAGTTGCTAAGTTTCCTAATATTCAACTTTGCAGGGGCGTAGTTATTCTTATGCATGGTCTGAACGAACACAGGTTTGTCATTTCTACATATTTATCACTTAAATGCTACTTCAGCTGATTATAAGGCCTTGATATATCTATTAAGACTTCTGTACAATTTCACCAGTGGAAGATACAGCGACTTTGCAAAGCAACTGAATGCTAATGGATTTAAGGTTTACGGAATGGATTGGATTGGTAAGTCAACACCATCTTGAACATTTACCATTGCATTTAAACTTCTTAATTAGTCTAAAGGGTCTCTGTTTTCGTTCTCGAGTATGATACCTAAAGTCTAAGCCAATTAACAACAATTTCCTGTGTATGTCATTAGCAACGTGTACTGATGACCTAATTTTAATGTTTTCGTGCACACACTACTTTCCTATCaacacttttcttttctttgtaattGTGTATATTGCTTTTGCCACAAGCGTGTCACGTTTTGAGTCATCATGACCAAACTTTGAGGCAAGCATTTTGGATGCTATACAACAGATTCAAATATGAGATAGATCTGTATAAACGCGATGCTTAAGAGAATGgccgaaaaattaattttaaagtttctgtgGAAGGAGAAGAACCTTAACATTTTAGATAAAGGGTGAAGTTGTCTctcaaaaaattttaaaatctcaCCCTTGTAGTAGAGGCagtcttcttttttatttaattgctgtTTTCATAGCATAGAGATCACTCTCTTCAACAATGCATCTATATTTGGATGTTGCAGGAATTTAGTTTGGACGCCCATTGGTGCGAAAAAGTAAACCTTTGAAGCTCCCTTTATAAGTAAGCTTATTATATGTGTATTTGGGTCTAACCTTGTATGTTTCTCATAAGTTATGCGTCTGATGATTCTATCAAGTGGAAAACATTCTCATAAGTTACGCGTCTGATGCTTCTATCtagtgaaaaatattcaaacaaTATTATAGAATGGTTTAAGTTAAGCTTAAAGTACATCCCAACGCAAGCATCCAGTCTAAAGTCTGTGACCGAGTAAGGTGGGGTGCTCTTCCAGTTGTAATTATAAGAATTGGATTAAGATTAAACTTTCTTGCATTTCACTTAAAGTTCACTTGGAAACCTTTGCAATTTCTAGGCTTCTGGGACACTCAATGTGTTAATGGCTTAAGTGCTATTTTCCGTACTTGTTTTTTGTTAAGTTGCTTCTGGATTGTTTCTGGTGTGTAATGGCTATATGTTGTCGGGGGTTCAAGTCTTATTATGATTTGACGGAAAAGTCTCTGCTTTTTCATTCGTttaacaaaacaataaaaaaaattaggatctCTAGCTTTCTTTGTGTCGAAGGATAAGTCGTGAAACCATGGACCTTGGGTTGCTCCATTCCTGTTACATCTAACTGAATCTCTAAATCTTCTGATGCAGTAGTTAATTGTTTTTGCATCACGTATAATTGTTCTCGGTGATTTATCTATCTAGGTCATGGCGGGAGTGATGGGCTTCATGCATATGTACCTTCTCTCGATTATGCTGTTACTGATATGGTAAGAAAATAGAATCTGAATCCAGTTCTTAATGCTGACCTGAAGAACCCAGGAACTCTGGATTGATTAAACCTTTACATGTCTTCGCTCTTTTATTTTGAT
Encoded proteins:
- the LOC103438266 gene encoding uncharacterized protein — translated: MVCLGRAAIIESRILVFHAEKKQKPNNNLNRKQPIRPLVKSEELQFRFKSSSPPPPASSALFFQATRPPPKKQQKMATDRGSGLSSSSTLMLTSGASGRINALFSLQVLRSLMMLINAFFLLLLLPFRGRKRAPLSSASSSAAAAAVAASPVLAEKSAKDERQPRVPMVRVPTKIVPWKCSSSSPVDQEVAARRALAKLRVVQDDDENSVRQYSLFATARGETLFTQSWTPVSVNIRGVVILMHGLNEHSGRYSDFAKQLNANGFKVYGMDWIGHGGSDGLHAYVPSLDYAVTDMKLFLEKVLAENHGLPCFCFGHSTGAAIVLKVMLDPKFESRIDGVVLTSPAVGVQPSHPILVVIAPIVSFLLPRYQLSAANKQGMPVSRDPEALVAKYSDPLVYTGSIRVRTGYEILRITSYLQQNLTKLMVPFFVLHGTADTVTDPEASQKLYDEASSTDKTIKLFDGFVHDLLFEPEREAITKDIIDWLNHRI